The DNA window GCCCACACCACGCGCATACTATATCTTCCCATTCTTCGCGATGGCGACGAAGCGGTGACGGATGCTGTTTGAAATCACTATGCGACCATCGCACGCGCAGTGGCTGCCCGCTTACCCACTGCGTCGCTATCTGATGCCGCTATATCGGCATCGCTGATAAGCGAGGAGCCAAGACCGGCAGCCGTGCAGCCGACCGCAATATACTCTCCCACATTCTGCGGACTAACACCATTCGTCGCGACATAACGGATCTGCGGCAGCGGTCCTCGCAACGCCTTCACGTACGCCGGGCCGAGTCCGACCAGCGGAAACAACTTGACAAAATCTGCGCCGCTCGTGTGTGCATGAAAGACTTCGGTCGGAGTCAGTGCCCCGGCCATCGACGGGACCCCATTGTCGCGGGCAACGGTGATCATTTTGGTGTCTACAATTGGGCTGACCAGAAACTTGGCACCTGCGGCGATGGCGGCTTCGGAATCCTTTTTGCCGATCACCGTGCCTGCGCCGATGAGACACTTCGGAAAACGGTGTACCAACTCCTCGATACACTCGATCGCTCCTCCGGAGTTCAGGGTTACTTCAATGATGGAAATACCAGCCTCCGTGATCTTCTGCACGAAGGACGGGATCGTGGAGGTATCGCGTACACGAATGACGGCGAAGAGCTTCTCGTCGGCGATGCGTTGGATGGTTTCGTGAGCCATACACAAAGATACGAACCAAGCAGCTGTACGCGGGCTTTAGCTTGCTGCGAGTTCGCGCTTGAGTGCTTCGCGTTCGATCTCGAGCTGTCGGATCTTTCGCTCAAGTTGGTCGAGCTCGGCGGGCATAGAATCGATTTCGATGCGGAGTTTGCTGGCAGCTTCATCCATCAGGTCGATCGCCTTGTCGGGGAGAAAACGGTCGGCGATGTAACGAGACGAAAGCTGCGCTGCTGCGACAAGCGCAGCGTCTTTGATTCGGACGCCATGATGCACCTCATACTTCTCTTTGAGTCCGCGCAGGATCGAGATGGTATCCTCAACCGACGGCTCGCCGACAAATACGGGTTGAAAGCGTCGTTCGAGCGCAGCGTCCTTCTCGATGTGCTGACGGTATTCGTCGAGTGTGGTTGCTCCAATACATCGGAGTTCGCCGCGTGCAAGCGCGGGTTTGAGAATATTGGCTGCATCCATCGCACCCTGGGTCGCTCCGGCGCCGATGAGGGTGTGAAGTTCGTCGATAAAGAGGATAATCTCGCCTTCCGAATCCGCGACTTCTTTAACGATCGCTTTCAAGCGTTCTTCGAACTGACCACGGAAGCTCGTTCCGGCAACAAGCGAACCCATATCGAGCGTAATAATCCGCTTGCTCTTAAGATTCTCCGGCACGTCACCGGCGACAATGCGTCCGGCGATCCCTTCGACGATCGCCGTCTTGCCCACACCCGGCTCGCCGATCAGAACAGGATTGTTCTTCGTGCGACGCTCGAGAACCTGCATCACGCGTCGTACCTCTTCATCACGACCGATGACAGGATCAAGCTTTCCTTTTGCAGCAAGCTCGGTCAGGTCACGGCCGTATTTCTCGAGCGATTGGTAACGGTCTTCCGCGTTCGGATCGGTCACACGTTGCGAGCCGCGAACATCCTTCAGGGCTTTGAGCACTTCGGCTTTACGCACCCCCTGATCTTTCAGCAGCCGAGATGCCTCCCCCTTCTCTTCAAGAAAGGCAAGGAGGAGATGCTCTGTAGAAAGGTACTCATCCTTCAATGACTCCGCTTCTTTCCGGGCGGTGTCGAAGAGT is part of the Bacteroidota bacterium genome and encodes:
- a CDS encoding AAA family ATPase, encoding MAINPNKLTVKTQEALQSASEIAGNYGNSQIEPEHLLAALIQDPEGVFVAILRKVGANVDGLRIQANAVLEKLPKVSGVSGGTYVSQSLNRLFDTARKEAESLKDEYLSTEHLLLAFLEEKGEASRLLKDQGVRKAEVLKALKDVRGSQRVTDPNAEDRYQSLEKYGRDLTELAAKGKLDPVIGRDEEVRRVMQVLERRTKNNPVLIGEPGVGKTAIVEGIAGRIVAGDVPENLKSKRIITLDMGSLVAGTSFRGQFEERLKAIVKEVADSEGEIILFIDELHTLIGAGATQGAMDAANILKPALARGELRCIGATTLDEYRQHIEKDAALERRFQPVFVGEPSVEDTISILRGLKEKYEVHHGVRIKDAALVAAAQLSSRYIADRFLPDKAIDLMDEAASKLRIEIDSMPAELDQLERKIRQLEIEREALKRELAAS
- a CDS encoding bifunctional 4-hydroxy-2-oxoglutarate aldolase/2-dehydro-3-deoxy-phosphogluconate aldolase, whose protein sequence is MAHETIQRIADEKLFAVIRVRDTSTIPSFVQKITEAGISIIEVTLNSGGAIECIEELVHRFPKCLIGAGTVIGKKDSEAAIAAGAKFLVSPIVDTKMITVARDNGVPSMAGALTPTEVFHAHTSGADFVKLFPLVGLGPAYVKALRGPLPQIRYVATNGVSPQNVGEYIAVGCTAAGLGSSLISDADIAASDSDAVGKRAATARAMVA